The Sporomusa termitida genome has a window encoding:
- the purN gene encoding phosphoribosylglycinamide formyltransferase — protein sequence MKKTVIGVLASGRGSNLQAIIDAIQAGRLDAKIGVVISDNPEANVLKRMAGVDIQALCIDRRLFASRRQFEDAVAEELAIHHVELVVLAGFMRILSQYFIDRFAGKIMNIHPSLLPAFPGENAQAQALAYGVKVTGCTVHFVDAGMDTGPIILQEAVPVLGTDTVETLSERILHAEHILYPRALALYCAGRLTAAGRHVNIIDKE from the coding sequence ATGAAAAAAACGGTAATCGGTGTATTGGCATCAGGGCGTGGCAGCAATTTGCAGGCGATCATCGACGCTATTCAGGCCGGCAGGCTTGATGCCAAAATTGGTGTGGTTATCAGTGATAACCCGGAGGCCAATGTGCTCAAACGTATGGCAGGAGTAGATATTCAGGCTTTGTGTATTGACCGGCGGTTGTTTGCCAGCCGCCGGCAATTTGAGGACGCTGTTGCCGAAGAACTTGCCATTCACCATGTTGAACTGGTGGTATTGGCCGGTTTTATGCGTATTCTAAGCCAATATTTTATTGACCGTTTTGCCGGAAAGATCATGAACATTCACCCTTCACTGCTGCCGGCCTTTCCCGGTGAAAATGCGCAGGCGCAGGCCCTGGCTTATGGGGTAAAGGTTACCGGTTGTACAGTCCACTTTGTTGATGCCGGGATGGACACGGGTCCGATTATTTTGCAGGAAGCCGTACCGGTTCTGGGAACTGACACCGTTGAAACCTTATCTGAACGTATCTTGCACGCTGAACATATTCTGTATCCCCGCGCTCTCGCTTTATACTGCGCAGGGCGACTGACTGCCGCAGGCCGGCATGTAAACATAATAGACAAAGAGTAA
- a CDS encoding PLP-dependent aminotransferase family protein: protein MDISKIIDKGFLSADSKIPLYKQIAGLLAEKINNRLLPAGSKLPPERELAVLLQVSRTTAINAYRWLEEQGLIITKVGSGTYVADLLTTLPPNPSVPWSQLFTPSPNTQLSSILRELMASAYTEDSISLAAGMPDPALYPLKHFHRLFSQQSSHLCAAELGHIPTEGYMPLRRILAARLLTKGYDITPANTMIVSGSQQGLYLIAKVFLEPGDYVIVESPTYLGAIQVFSAAGARLLSLPAVNNLPLELLEDYLVRYRPKLFYVMPTFKNPNGRVMPLAERRKLLELAAKHRLVIVEDDPYGELYYDRQPPLSLKALDPFGGVITLGTFSKILFPGLRTGWVTAPETVINRFALAKQYIDLHSSNLSQKLLFDFLAAGLLEDHLHTVRTEYTKRRDLVAGALEQYCSPHLTFTLPAGGFYFWCTLSQGLLTRQLLHEAGKRGVSFVPGEAFYADAAGAGELRLCFATHPEERLLAGIRRLSTALQVLVDSNAGSQPRPAVTPII, encoded by the coding sequence ATGGATATATCCAAAATTATTGACAAAGGTTTTCTTAGTGCCGACTCAAAAATACCGCTCTACAAGCAGATTGCCGGCCTGCTTGCTGAAAAAATTAACAACCGCCTGCTGCCGGCCGGCAGTAAACTGCCGCCGGAGCGGGAACTGGCTGTTCTTTTACAGGTTAGCCGGACAACAGCAATCAATGCTTACCGGTGGTTAGAGGAGCAGGGATTGATCATCACTAAGGTAGGAAGCGGTACCTATGTGGCTGATTTGCTGACAACTCTGCCGCCCAACCCGTCTGTCCCCTGGTCACAGTTATTTACCCCCAGTCCCAATACCCAGCTGTCATCAATTTTACGGGAACTGATGGCATCGGCCTACACAGAGGACAGTATTTCCTTGGCAGCCGGCATGCCTGACCCGGCCCTCTATCCGCTTAAGCACTTTCACCGGCTGTTTAGCCAGCAATCCTCCCACCTCTGCGCGGCCGAACTGGGGCATATCCCAACCGAGGGCTACATGCCGCTGCGCCGTATTTTAGCCGCCAGGCTGCTAACCAAAGGCTATGATATTACCCCGGCTAATACAATGATTGTAAGTGGTTCGCAGCAGGGGCTGTATTTAATTGCCAAAGTTTTTCTGGAACCGGGCGACTATGTAATTGTTGAGTCGCCCACCTATCTTGGCGCCATCCAGGTATTCAGTGCCGCCGGCGCCCGCTTACTTAGCCTGCCGGCTGTAAACAACCTGCCCCTTGAGCTGCTGGAAGACTACCTGGTCCGTTACCGCCCCAAACTGTTCTATGTTATGCCGACCTTTAAAAACCCCAACGGCCGGGTTATGCCGCTGGCGGAACGGCGCAAATTATTAGAACTCGCAGCCAAACACCGTCTGGTTATTGTTGAGGATGATCCCTACGGCGAGTTGTATTATGACAGGCAGCCCCCGCTTTCGCTTAAGGCCCTTGATCCGTTTGGCGGCGTCATCACCCTTGGCACTTTCTCCAAAATCCTTTTTCCCGGTCTGCGCACTGGCTGGGTGACTGCGCCTGAGACCGTAATTAACCGGTTTGCCCTGGCAAAACAGTACATAGACCTGCACAGCAGCAATCTGTCCCAAAAGCTGCTCTTTGATTTCCTGGCCGCAGGCCTGCTTGAGGACCATCTGCATACAGTCCGCACGGAATACACAAAGCGCCGTGACTTAGTAGCCGGCGCCCTGGAGCAATACTGCAGCCCCCATCTGACTTTCACCCTGCCGGCCGGCGGCTTTTACTTTTGGTGCACCCTCAGCCAGGGGCTCCTGACCAGGCAGCTCTTGCATGAAGCAGGCAAAAGAGGGGTATCTTTTGTTCCCGGCGAGGCCTTCTATGCCGACGCTGCCGGCGCCGGCGAGCTGCGGCTGTGCTTTGCCACCCATCCGGAAGAACGCCTGCTGGCAGGCATTAGACGCTTAAGTACCGCGTTACAGGTTCTCGTAGACAGCAATGCCGGCAGTCAGCCGCGGCCGGCGGTAACGCCCATTATCTAA
- the purH gene encoding bifunctional phosphoribosylaminoimidazolecarboxamide formyltransferase/IMP cyclohydrolase — MKIKRALLSVSDKTGIVEFATALHKLGVEIISTGGTMQAIKNAGIPVTYVSEVTGFPEIMDGRVKTLNPYIHGGILAMRDNPAHQAAMNEHNITGIDLVAVNLYPFRQTIAKPAVTLAEAVENIDIGGPAMIRAAAKNFHYVTVIVNPVRYGEVITQLAAGGEIDGKSRLALAQEAFSHTAGYDACIARYLSGQLGQGLFPATLQLVYEKAQELRYGENPHQAAGFYREQHYSGPGVANAQQLNGKELSFNNIVDVEAAYALAAEFEQPAAAIIKHTNPCGTGTGATLAEAYHKAYQADPLSAYGGIIGVNREVDQATAQLISELFAEAVIAPAFSQPALAILTKKKNVRLLAATLPRPDSTRLDVKSVAGGVLLQQTDMTTVSPDSMKIVTRRQPSAADWEQLLFAWKVVKHVKSNAIVIANNNQTLGVGAGQMNRVGAAGIALAQAGEQANGAVLASDAFFPFADTVQAAAAAGIRAIIQPGGSVHDEDSIKAADEYGIIMVFTGMRHFKH; from the coding sequence ATGAAAATAAAACGCGCGCTTTTAAGTGTGTCGGATAAAACCGGCATTGTTGAGTTTGCTACTGCTTTACATAAACTTGGGGTGGAAATTATCTCTACAGGCGGTACGATGCAAGCCATCAAAAATGCCGGCATACCTGTTACCTATGTTAGTGAAGTCACTGGTTTTCCCGAGATTATGGACGGCAGGGTAAAAACGCTAAACCCCTATATCCATGGCGGTATATTGGCGATGCGAGATAATCCCGCTCACCAGGCAGCGATGAACGAGCACAATATTACCGGGATTGATCTGGTGGCTGTTAACCTGTATCCCTTCCGCCAAACGATTGCCAAACCGGCGGTGACGTTAGCAGAGGCTGTAGAAAACATCGATATTGGCGGTCCGGCTATGATCCGGGCCGCGGCCAAGAATTTTCACTATGTAACAGTCATTGTCAACCCGGTGCGGTACGGGGAGGTTATAACCCAATTGGCAGCCGGCGGTGAGATTGATGGTAAAAGCCGGCTGGCACTGGCGCAAGAGGCCTTTAGCCACACTGCCGGTTATGATGCCTGTATTGCCCGTTATTTGAGCGGGCAGCTTGGACAGGGGCTGTTCCCGGCAACACTGCAGCTGGTGTATGAAAAGGCCCAGGAGCTGCGTTATGGGGAGAACCCGCATCAGGCGGCCGGCTTTTATCGTGAGCAGCATTACTCCGGACCGGGTGTGGCCAACGCCCAACAATTGAATGGCAAAGAGCTGTCTTTTAACAATATTGTTGATGTCGAAGCGGCCTATGCACTGGCCGCCGAATTTGAGCAGCCGGCCGCCGCCATTATCAAACATACCAACCCCTGCGGCACCGGCACCGGGGCAACCTTGGCCGAAGCTTACCATAAGGCGTATCAGGCTGACCCTTTGTCGGCTTATGGCGGTATTATCGGTGTAAACCGGGAAGTGGATCAGGCAACGGCCCAGCTGATCAGCGAACTGTTTGCCGAGGCCGTCATCGCCCCGGCCTTTAGCCAGCCGGCCCTTGCCATTCTGACAAAAAAGAAGAATGTCCGTTTGCTGGCTGCCACTCTGCCCCGGCCTGACAGCACCCGGCTTGATGTAAAATCAGTGGCCGGCGGGGTGTTATTGCAGCAAACCGATATGACAACTGTCAGTCCGGACAGCATGAAAATCGTCACCAGGCGCCAGCCGTCGGCCGCAGACTGGGAGCAGCTGCTATTTGCCTGGAAGGTTGTCAAGCATGTTAAATCCAATGCGATTGTTATTGCCAATAATAATCAGACCTTGGGCGTTGGCGCCGGCCAGATGAACCGGGTCGGGGCAGCCGGCATTGCTTTGGCCCAGGCCGGTGAACAGGCCAATGGGGCTGTGCTGGCTTCAGATGCATTTTTTCCCTTTGCCGACACGGTGCAGGCGGCGGCGGCAGCCGGTATCAGGGCCATTATTCAGCCTGGCGGTTCAGTGCATGATGAAGATTCAATTAAAGCGGCTGATGAATATGGTATTATTATGGTATTTACCGGTATGCGGCATTTCAAACACTAA
- a CDS encoding HD domain-containing protein yields the protein MAQLAGRWQALTLRLGVNNQAGKAILQVLLDSYQQYFRQYHGSSHLLDCFRHLDEIKPQLVQPELVEYGLWFHDIVCVPGATSNEILSAAAARYAAAELGLPAQFSRQAVQLILLTAHRRPAGDRDGAYLADIDLAVLGRDWPGFLAYERQIRAEYSYLPAAAYCQGRQQVIKQLLQRDAIYQTQYFRERYEQAAQGNLVALSEQLIISSR from the coding sequence ATGGCACAACTTGCGGGGCGCTGGCAGGCGCTTACTCTTAGATTAGGGGTTAATAACCAGGCTGGGAAAGCAATTCTGCAGGTATTGCTGGACAGTTATCAGCAATACTTCCGGCAGTATCATGGCAGTTCTCATCTTCTTGATTGTTTCCGGCATCTGGATGAGATTAAGCCGCAGCTGGTGCAGCCTGAACTGGTGGAATACGGGTTATGGTTTCATGATATTGTCTGTGTGCCCGGGGCCACCAGCAATGAAATCTTAAGCGCTGCCGCTGCCCGGTACGCGGCGGCGGAGCTTGGCCTGCCGGCTCAATTTAGCCGGCAGGCGGTTCAGCTTATCCTGCTGACAGCTCACCGGCGGCCGGCCGGCGACCGGGACGGGGCTTATCTGGCAGATATTGATCTGGCTGTTCTGGGACGGGACTGGCCGGGCTTTCTTGCTTATGAGCGTCAGATCAGGGCCGAATACAGCTATCTGCCGGCGGCAGCCTATTGCCAGGGGCGGCAGCAGGTTATTAAACAGTTGCTGCAGCGGGACGCAATCTATCAAACCCAGTATTTCCGGGAAAGGTACGAACAGGCGGCGCAAGGCAATCTAGTGGCGCTTAGTGAGCAGCTTATAATTAGCAGCCGCTAG
- a CDS encoding AzlC family ABC transporter permease — protein sequence MDEYRQGVRDSLPVMLGVVPFGITCGIMGLSAGLTPVETVLMSLLVFAGAAQFIGITMLGAGLSGWGLIVFTTLLINLRHLLMGMSLAPYLLKLPLARQLLLTFSLTDEAYAVIMSRTDREGYNANYQMGSSWAFYIIWAASTTVGVLVGSYIPDPLAWGLDFAMPATFLAMLMPRLTNYVSIAVCSVAAIVAVVGAVYLPGKWYIIAACLAASITGGLLEKEDKHAF from the coding sequence ATGGATGAGTATAGGCAAGGGGTACGTGACAGCCTGCCGGTTATGCTGGGGGTTGTGCCTTTTGGCATTACCTGCGGGATAATGGGCCTTTCTGCCGGCCTTACGCCTGTAGAAACAGTCCTGATGTCGTTACTGGTATTTGCCGGCGCGGCCCAGTTTATCGGTATTACCATGTTAGGCGCAGGGTTGTCCGGCTGGGGCCTTATTGTATTTACTACCCTGTTAATTAATCTGCGGCATTTGCTGATGGGGATGTCTTTGGCGCCATATCTGCTAAAGCTGCCGCTGGCCCGGCAATTGCTGCTGACTTTTTCCCTGACGGACGAGGCCTACGCAGTTATTATGAGCCGCACGGACCGGGAAGGGTATAATGCAAATTACCAGATGGGGAGCAGCTGGGCATTTTATATTATTTGGGCGGCCTCGACAACGGTCGGTGTACTGGTAGGCAGCTATATACCTGATCCCCTGGCCTGGGGACTTGACTTTGCAATGCCGGCAACCTTTTTGGCAATGCTGATGCCGCGGCTGACTAATTATGTCAGTATTGCTGTCTGCTCTGTTGCTGCGATTGTAGCCGTAGTGGGAGCTGTATACCTGCCCGGGAAATGGTATATAATAGCCGCCTGTTTGGCAGCAAGCATAACAGGCGGCTTATTAGAAAAGGAGGACAAGCATGCGTTCTGA
- a CDS encoding AzlD domain-containing protein, protein MRSEILLIILGMAAVTFLTRFGAVALLKQTGLPTWFERWFKHLPTAVLTALIVPGLILPQGWIDLSLHNHYLLAGILTAIAAYLGRNAMLTMGLGLISILSLRWLGI, encoded by the coding sequence ATGCGTTCTGAAATTCTGCTGATCATTCTCGGGATGGCGGCGGTTACCTTTTTGACAAGGTTTGGGGCCGTTGCCTTATTAAAACAAACCGGTCTGCCAACCTGGTTTGAACGCTGGTTTAAACATCTTCCGACCGCTGTTTTAACAGCGTTGATTGTACCGGGGTTAATTTTGCCGCAAGGCTGGATTGATTTGTCACTGCATAATCATTATCTACTCGCGGGAATACTGACGGCTATTGCGGCTTATCTGGGCCGGAACGCCATGCTTACAATGGGGCTGGGTTTGATCTCGATATTGTCGCTGCGGTGGTTGGGAATATAG
- a CDS encoding SIMPL domain-containing protein, translating into MYKFIKVLTMALLIMTAALPAAIAAEKNPNSTEVQVGGSHQEEIAPDIAYINLGTLTEAATVTAAQTKNAEISANLRRQLADLGIKSEYIKTAHYTVTPLYKNDDNGRRIPSIIGYQITNSITVTAAPEQAGEIIDTALKAGANQVNNIRFGKKDEADVKNAALAQAVREAMSKAEAIATTLNKRIVRIKSVSEAGINLQTPELTGRMYSQSLMADATPVSAGLVTLTANAQVVVELE; encoded by the coding sequence ATGTATAAGTTCATTAAAGTGTTAACCATGGCGCTGTTAATTATGACAGCTGCGCTGCCGGCCGCTATAGCTGCCGAAAAAAACCCCAATAGCACCGAAGTACAGGTAGGCGGCAGTCATCAGGAAGAAATCGCCCCCGATATAGCCTATATCAATCTCGGAACCCTGACCGAAGCAGCTACGGTGACCGCTGCCCAGACAAAAAATGCTGAAATCTCAGCCAACCTGCGCCGCCAGTTGGCAGACTTGGGAATTAAGTCTGAATACATAAAAACGGCGCACTATACCGTAACGCCACTTTACAAAAATGATGATAATGGCCGCCGCATCCCCAGCATTATCGGTTATCAAATTACCAACAGCATCACGGTAACCGCTGCGCCCGAACAGGCAGGCGAAATCATCGACACCGCTCTTAAGGCCGGCGCCAATCAAGTCAACAATATCCGCTTTGGTAAAAAGGATGAAGCCGATGTGAAAAATGCCGCCCTGGCTCAAGCCGTCCGCGAGGCAATGAGCAAAGCCGAAGCAATTGCCACAACCTTAAACAAACGGATAGTCAGGATTAAAAGTGTTAGCGAAGCCGGTATTAATCTGCAGACACCGGAACTGACCGGCCGCATGTACAGCCAAAGCCTGATGGCCGATGCCACACCGGTTTCAGCCGGACTGGTGACGCTGACAGCCAATGCCCAGGTAGTGGTAGAGCTGGAATAA